One Peterkaempfera bronchialis DNA window includes the following coding sequences:
- the hisB gene encoding imidazoleglycerol-phosphate dehydratase HisB translates to MTRIGRVERATKETSVLVEIDLDGTGTVDVSTGVGFYDHMLDQLGRHGLFDLTVKTEGDLHIDTHHTIEDTALALGAAFKQALGDKKGIYRFGNCTVPLDESLAQVTVDLSGRPYLVHTEPENIAPMIGSYDTTMTRHILESFVAQAQVALHVHVPYGRNAHHIVECQFKALARALRYASEHDPRAAGIIPSTKGAL, encoded by the coding sequence ATGACCCGCATCGGCCGTGTCGAGCGCGCCACGAAGGAGACCTCCGTCCTGGTCGAGATCGACCTGGACGGCACCGGCACCGTGGACGTCTCCACCGGCGTCGGCTTCTACGACCACATGCTCGACCAGCTCGGCCGCCACGGCCTCTTCGACCTCACCGTCAAGACCGAGGGCGACCTGCACATCGACACCCATCACACCATCGAGGACACCGCCCTCGCCCTCGGCGCCGCCTTCAAGCAGGCCCTCGGCGACAAGAAGGGCATCTACCGCTTCGGCAACTGCACCGTGCCGCTGGACGAGTCGCTCGCCCAGGTCACCGTGGACCTCTCCGGCCGCCCCTACCTGGTGCACACCGAGCCGGAGAACATCGCCCCGATGATCGGGTCGTACGACACCACGATGACCCGCCACATCCTGGAGTCCTTCGTCGCCCAGGCGCAGGTCGCCCTGCATGTCCACGTCCCCTACGGGCGCAATGCGCACCACATCGTGGAGTGCCAGTTCAAGGCGCTGGCCCGGGCCCTGCGCTACGCCTCCGAGCACGACCCGCGCGCCGCCGGGATCATCCCCTCGACCAAGGGCGCGCTGTGA
- a CDS encoding histidinol-phosphate transaminase, translating into MTRIDDLPVRDELRGQSPYGAPQLDVPVRLNTNENPYPLPEPLVARIAERVAEAARHLNRYPDRDAVELRDRLAAYLTDTTGHAVTGAQVWAANGSNEVLQQLLQTFGGPGRSALGFEPSYSMHALISRGTGTRWISGPRRDDFTIDVAAAERAVAEHRPDVVFICSPNNPTGTAVSAETVLALHDAAQAVRPTMVVVDEAYVEFSHHASLLPLIDGRPHLVISRTMSKAFGAAGLRLGYLAADPAVVDAVQLVRLPYHLSAVTQATALACLEHTETLLGYVAQLKAERDRVVAALRAEGVEVVDSDANFIQFGRFDDTHAVWQALLDRGVLVRDNGVPGWLRVTAGTPAENDAFLGAVRTALKQN; encoded by the coding sequence GTGACCCGTATCGACGACCTCCCCGTGCGCGACGAGCTGCGCGGCCAGTCCCCGTACGGGGCGCCGCAGCTCGACGTCCCCGTCCGGCTGAACACCAATGAGAACCCCTACCCGCTGCCCGAGCCGCTGGTCGCCCGGATCGCCGAGCGGGTCGCCGAGGCCGCCCGCCACCTCAACCGCTACCCCGACCGGGACGCGGTGGAGCTGCGCGACCGCCTCGCCGCCTACCTCACCGACACCACCGGCCACGCCGTCACCGGCGCGCAGGTGTGGGCCGCCAACGGCTCCAACGAGGTCCTCCAGCAGCTGCTGCAGACCTTCGGCGGCCCCGGCCGCTCCGCCCTCGGCTTCGAGCCCTCCTACTCGATGCACGCGCTGATCTCCCGGGGCACCGGCACCCGGTGGATCTCCGGCCCCCGGCGGGACGACTTCACCATCGACGTCGCGGCGGCCGAGCGGGCCGTCGCCGAGCACCGCCCCGACGTGGTCTTCATCTGCTCGCCCAACAACCCCACCGGCACCGCCGTCTCCGCCGAGACCGTGCTCGCCCTGCACGACGCCGCCCAGGCCGTGCGGCCCACCATGGTGGTCGTCGACGAGGCGTATGTGGAGTTCTCCCACCACGCCTCGCTGCTGCCGCTGATCGACGGCCGGCCGCACCTGGTGATCTCCCGCACCATGTCCAAGGCGTTCGGCGCCGCCGGGCTGCGCCTCGGCTACCTGGCCGCCGACCCGGCCGTGGTCGACGCCGTGCAGCTGGTCCGGCTGCCGTACCACCTCTCGGCGGTCACCCAGGCCACCGCGCTGGCCTGCCTGGAGCACACCGAGACCCTGCTCGGCTATGTCGCACAGCTCAAGGCCGAACGGGACCGTGTGGTGGCGGCCCTGCGCGCCGAAGGAGTCGAGGTGGTCGACTCCGACGCCAACTTCATCCAGTTCGGGCGCTTCGACGACACCCACGCGGTCTGGCAGGCGCTGCTCGACCGGGGCGTCCTGGTCCGGGACAACGGCGTTCCCGGCTGGCTGCGTGTCACCGCCGGCACCCCCGCCGAGAACGACGCCTTCCTCGGGGCCGTCCGTACCGCCCTCAAGCAGAATTAG
- the hisD gene encoding histidinol dehydrogenase, producing MISRIDLRGSTSDPRDLLPRAEFDVEAALEKVRPLCDDVRHRGTEALIEITERFDGVRLERTRVPQAAIDEALTGLDPAVRAALEESIRRARIVHREQRRTDHTTQVVPGGTVTERWVPVQRVGLYVPGGLAVYPSSVVMNVVPAQEAGVEGIAVTSPPQRDFDGLPHPTILAACALLGVDEVYAVGGAQAIAMFAYGTDECRPVNLVTGPGNIYVAAAKRLLKGRIGIDAEAGPTEIAVLADDSADPRHVAADLISQAEHDPMAAAVLVTDSVELADRVEKELEPQVAATRHRERIGEALSGRQSGIVLVDDLDQGLRVVDAYAAEHLEIQTRDAHAVAARVRNAGAIFIGPYAPVSLGDYAAGSNHVLPTGGCACHSSGLSVQSFLRGIHVVDYSREALAEVAAHVVTLANAEDLPGHGDAIRARFDWETPAP from the coding sequence GTGATCTCTCGAATCGACCTGCGCGGCTCCACCTCCGACCCGCGCGACCTGCTGCCCCGCGCCGAGTTCGACGTCGAGGCCGCCCTGGAGAAGGTGCGGCCCCTCTGCGACGACGTACGCCATCGCGGCACCGAGGCGCTGATCGAGATCACCGAGCGGTTCGACGGGGTGCGTCTGGAGCGGACGCGCGTGCCGCAGGCGGCGATCGACGAGGCGCTGACCGGGCTGGACCCGGCCGTACGGGCGGCCCTGGAGGAGTCCATCCGGCGGGCCCGGATCGTCCACCGCGAGCAGCGCCGCACCGACCACACCACCCAGGTGGTGCCCGGCGGCACCGTCACCGAGCGCTGGGTGCCGGTGCAGCGGGTGGGGCTCTATGTGCCCGGCGGGCTGGCGGTGTACCCGTCCTCCGTGGTGATGAACGTGGTGCCCGCCCAGGAGGCCGGGGTCGAGGGCATCGCCGTCACCTCCCCGCCGCAGCGTGACTTCGACGGCCTGCCGCACCCCACCATCCTGGCCGCCTGCGCGCTGCTCGGCGTGGACGAGGTGTACGCCGTCGGCGGCGCCCAGGCCATCGCCATGTTCGCCTACGGCACCGACGAGTGCCGCCCGGTGAACCTGGTCACCGGCCCCGGCAACATCTATGTCGCCGCCGCCAAGCGCCTGCTCAAGGGCCGGATCGGCATCGACGCCGAGGCCGGGCCCACCGAGATCGCCGTGCTCGCCGACGACAGCGCCGACCCGCGCCATGTCGCCGCCGACCTGATCAGCCAGGCCGAGCACGACCCGATGGCCGCCGCCGTGCTGGTCACCGACTCCGTCGAGCTCGCCGACCGGGTGGAGAAGGAGCTGGAGCCGCAGGTCGCCGCCACCCGGCACCGCGAGCGGATCGGCGAGGCGCTCTCCGGCCGGCAGTCCGGCATCGTGCTGGTCGACGACCTCGACCAGGGCCTGCGGGTGGTCGACGCCTACGCCGCCGAGCACCTGGAGATCCAGACCCGCGACGCACACGCCGTCGCCGCCCGGGTGCGCAACGCCGGCGCGATCTTCATCGGCCCGTACGCACCGGTCTCGCTCGGCGACTACGCGGCCGGGTCCAACCATGTGCTGCCCACCGGCGGCTGCGCCTGCCACTCCTCCGGCCTCTCGGTGCAGTCGTTCCTGCGCGGCATCCACGTGGTGGACTACAGCCGCGAGGCGCTGGCCGAGGTCGCCGCCCATGTGGTCACCCTCGCCAACGCCGAGGACCTGCCCGGCCACGGGGACGCCATCCGGGCCCGCTTCGACTGGGAGACACCCGCCCCGTGA